The Vibrio echinoideorum genome includes a region encoding these proteins:
- a CDS encoding flagellar basal body rod protein FlgF, with translation MDRALFLAMSGAKQNMQALQLRANNLANVSTTGFRADLAQARSMQAYGEGMPTRVFSMTERPGHNFAQGSVVTTGRDLDVTVQGDGWISVMDNTGREGLTRNGNLKVDQNGLLTNASGHLVLGENDAPITLPIPISKVEIGTDGTISVIPQGAPAEELAIVDRIKLVRPDNQSLFKDTNGLFRSKNPDQAYEADAAVTLLKGAIEGSNVNAVGEMTSLIDLQRQFEMQVKMMSTAEEMDKSSDSLLRMS, from the coding sequence ATGGATCGCGCACTGTTTCTTGCCATGAGTGGCGCTAAGCAAAATATGCAAGCTTTGCAGCTACGTGCTAACAACCTTGCCAACGTAAGTACAACGGGTTTCCGTGCTGATTTAGCACAAGCACGTTCAATGCAAGCGTACGGTGAAGGCATGCCTACTCGTGTTTTCAGCATGACAGAACGTCCGGGTCATAATTTCGCACAAGGTAGTGTGGTCACCACTGGTCGAGATCTCGATGTTACCGTTCAAGGTGATGGTTGGATTTCGGTAATGGACAATACTGGCCGTGAAGGACTAACGCGTAACGGTAACCTAAAGGTTGACCAAAACGGTTTGCTAACAAACGCAAGCGGTCATTTGGTGTTAGGCGAGAACGACGCCCCCATCACACTCCCTATTCCTATCAGTAAAGTCGAAATCGGCACAGACGGTACAATTTCGGTGATTCCTCAAGGCGCTCCAGCTGAAGAATTAGCGATTGTCGACCGTATCAAGCTTGTGCGTCCAGATAACCAAAGCTTATTTAAAGACACGAATGGTTTATTCCGTTCGAAAAACCCAGATCAGGCATACGAAGCAGATGCAGCGGTAACGTTGCTAAAAGGTGCCATCGAAGGCAGCAACGTAAATGCTGTTGGTGAAATGACCAGCCTAATTGACTTACAACGTCAGTTTGAAATGCAGGTCAAGATGATGAGCACGGCAGAGGAAATGGACAAGTCGTCTGATTCACTGCTTCGTATGAGCTAA